From Desulfuromonas soudanensis, the proteins below share one genomic window:
- a CDS encoding CxxxxCH/CxxCH domain c-type cytochrome → MRPRSLVGVLVLMILLAVPALATALPMHYFDCNACHNASIDPGALGNTSMNNMCLKCHTRGAPVAVAFNAGDPRGTKAPDVYLHLQDASNALGSATAAGMAVAPTEQTSHYWASPTNVVPAAGAEAPSLDLYKTRTNITGGKVACSTCHEPHGAQDTQLLRIGKGAVLTANAMCLDCHRSWNSATTHGVVTHPMNVDYAAAVAADVAANPAAVDRKLKPAIDMSNGGEIALVGGTTVSCTTCHGVHFSDSDASTSDGIAGTYGTGDGLMLKHNGPAKETGTTSLCQTCHTYMQHGSTNSLGCLVCHGGHEYDAGGNPNVFMLRKQITLDTTAIKVGGSANDTVSLEFTQYPPLPNFDNGSGNGGLCLSCHDLPGGHDSGMNCAECHQHGGGSPSFGPSCGACHGFAPSLNADGSVTAGGYAHSTTNPANDYSTSGVFKDESATPHVTHANGAGNYTFSCDDCHGAASGTGRADHDTGTFQNVLSNQGAILTTLTTGNGALSPVYNPGTATCSAVYCHSNGGARAAAPVAASIPVWTNGNGTISTCDACHGNTVGTMTTKQNSAAHEQHLAKGYSCSLCHSDTAANSTTLAANAIGTVHVNNSADVALDSTNPLLSGGSGLAYGTDGTCSVYCHDPYAYDGANTPDWDTAATWDNASSEACGSCHGNPPAQGAHITHTTSIVSGGVGLSCDTCHPAGSNTGSHAGHISGGAADTLASLQATVCNTCHGVDGAETAPVWTNAATLDCASCHTNTLSTMAGTPDKTSAETTGHNKASGQYALTLNAAANLGCEDCHDRTAGGHLTGGAGDMRLKAGFACLTCHTGVATHTNIGATIKTESDFTKACLDCHDPHGGIGANAAMIDVPGVVFTARTSGDSFDEADAVNVDDICATCHTTTSHNRADATGVVHNENANCMSCHGHDKGFMASGGSSCEDCHSAKLAEPLHAAHINISPTVDADKSECAICHPSVQGYTIAGGSADHFASVVNDFAAGITNPQAAGTTCSSALGCHASSVADGSWQDVDGLNCDACHYSSVTPTLLGNNAAAKPLTGDHSTHFDAIGVTCADCHTVPAAGDTAHISNTDGADQAAVLTGRANALQDEALLTLAEAGSWTNPVFPGNATCSNTQCHDPSDKGFQATWNTPNALGCAFCHSTTDPATNNSNHTAHLAASVPGTFGLTITCLDCHVDNGTNNAHRDGVVDVTGTRVTGYTAPNCTNNCHTDGAGGVPAVAVAWGDAPLANCVICHKNPMDSARHTVHLNNNTFVSGDCAECHTAETAVTHIDLTVNTGGTSAVVYDGGTGGCTNNCHTVTAASFGDWKDAAKLDCGNCHGAGGTLDKGNPPAAGAHNQHVGNVYVSGCTDCHGDNSVTHSPIDNAKAAIGGAEVSAYAANNCTNTCHVATNDNDWTSTSRACVDCHTTGKIGTVPTSGLHATTVALAHDDSFGAGGTCNSCHTTTPTTSHINGGAAQTSLQTTYNFNASNVASYSSAAGCAANCHSDAVANGGVGKWSRKWMGVIDLKPLATDNPGAAVCDNCHGDGMTGAAVNNSWNAGLAPAHGDVDGNNGIEMMGQHGGCETCHGWGGATYNKAWNAGSPGHGDGSLAMNGPDAAHGPAAGAQYDESAFGCLAACHSGSLTNAGDANFNHALADSTWPINYGDFGSGDCDTCHAAAVPSRDHSDASENSGMHASHVASGYVTDCAVCHPHDGTSVAPGTGVHGTGTVNFANQMLGATDYSATAFGGTCATANGCHDSAAGEWAAGTLGGNSCVDCHGASGKLLDQGGYPPTSSEHGAHLANDAIFPPASDCDKCHGAGAVNGTHTGHKDMGASINLDATVITAYNGTNCANTCHTSIAGAWTSGAATLSCSDCHNVAGNILGAPVDAAISNTVGPTGDKHGAHLANSTFVADCATCHTHNGELGSYAVTGHVNGTNPTLVGTLTVNGDSSCANACHLAADANEWISGALNCNDCHSAAAKSLNGGGESDLSATIGPNAGRHDEHMASSNYVTAGCTDCHGHSGSLAVASHVDGANSVASKVTSYDGAGGCANSCHDVNVAGSGDWADSNALACADCHAANAVKDLGNGAWPPVSSAHTNHLASNALPNSAQSDCYACHDSTIDNTGALKAAGTHLNLISGDLAFNGSFNYEAGTANRAAGAAGTTTCSAVLCHNGITTPTWGAGTISCGKCHNTGGTGPLPSGSIGGSHAAHANNDGDFADCESCHTGANGYSATGGLATHQNLTVNLNRSYTDNGAAGVNYAGDGLDNGSCATVDCHFNNTTPAWGAVGSTTCTTCHNNGTDNGSLANAVPTATAGIHDRHVTDAATAYVDDCNACHGANASTGGQTGHANQVTTYGNSLGGYAAGSCSANLCHDDAAGSLWVNGATLTCNDCHNATGKSLYVSGALTAATPPATGKHDLHDANNLSVLSVGCTACHPHSGSFAAATHADGGSTGLASNVNLSGSITAPAETQAGWTNTCTNNCHSATAGDEWTTGALECSDCHSGTYVGGVYTGTGQHDAHNLTTPAAYTTAAARTANAGAYDFNCANCHGSTGTNHMNNTLNVAAGVNYTLGNCSSNACHQNGRGAAAAVAANWSTGWVSDPTAGDTCDNCHGNTPTTGAHAVHAVGIHAEDIYTGTTGLLAASAGAPSAHGDGTTSTVISCNVCHNNTVTSWYNANNTACVSCHDTSNTSLGDNALAITTYNSHVNGIKDVAFQNIAVKSKAQLRDDITAVAEINNNWTRTSAYKGAGDFDTAKSNLSADSYADVTCTNACHNGIAVTWQTPQNNCMTCHTSLPK, encoded by the coding sequence ATGAGGCCGAGATCTCTGGTAGGCGTATTGGTTCTGATGATTCTGTTGGCGGTCCCCGCACTGGCAACGGCATTGCCCATGCATTATTTCGATTGTAACGCGTGTCACAATGCCTCCATCGATCCCGGCGCCCTCGGGAACACATCGATGAACAACATGTGCCTCAAGTGCCATACCCGGGGGGCCCCTGTTGCGGTGGCCTTCAACGCCGGAGATCCTCGGGGGACCAAGGCACCAGACGTCTACCTGCACCTGCAGGATGCCAGCAACGCCCTCGGTTCGGCAACAGCCGCCGGCATGGCCGTCGCGCCGACCGAACAGACCTCCCACTACTGGGCGTCTCCCACCAACGTGGTTCCGGCCGCCGGTGCCGAGGCTCCGAGCCTCGACCTCTACAAGACCCGCACCAACATCACCGGCGGCAAGGTGGCCTGTTCCACCTGCCACGAGCCCCACGGTGCGCAGGATACCCAGTTGCTGCGCATCGGCAAGGGGGCGGTTCTCACCGCCAACGCCATGTGTCTCGACTGCCACCGCTCTTGGAACAGCGCCACGACTCACGGCGTCGTGACGCACCCGATGAATGTCGATTACGCCGCCGCTGTGGCCGCTGACGTTGCCGCCAACCCGGCGGCGGTCGATCGCAAGCTCAAGCCGGCTATCGACATGAGCAACGGCGGGGAAATCGCCCTCGTCGGCGGAACGACGGTCTCCTGTACCACATGTCACGGGGTTCACTTCTCCGACTCTGACGCTTCGACCAGCGACGGAATCGCCGGGACCTACGGCACCGGCGACGGCCTGATGCTCAAGCACAACGGCCCCGCCAAGGAAACCGGGACGACCAGCCTCTGCCAGACCTGCCATACCTACATGCAGCACGGCTCCACCAACAGCCTCGGCTGTCTCGTCTGCCACGGCGGTCACGAGTACGATGCCGGCGGCAATCCCAACGTCTTCATGCTCCGCAAGCAGATCACCCTCGATACCACCGCCATCAAGGTCGGCGGTTCCGCAAACGATACGGTCTCTCTCGAGTTTACCCAGTATCCCCCCCTTCCCAACTTTGACAATGGCAGCGGCAACGGCGGCCTGTGCCTCTCCTGCCATGACCTCCCCGGAGGCCATGATTCTGGCATGAACTGCGCCGAGTGCCACCAGCATGGCGGCGGCTCTCCGTCCTTTGGCCCATCCTGCGGCGCCTGTCACGGTTTCGCCCCGTCCCTCAATGCCGACGGCAGCGTCACCGCCGGCGGTTACGCCCATTCGACGACCAATCCGGCCAATGACTACAGCACTTCCGGCGTTTTCAAGGACGAGAGTGCGACTCCCCACGTGACCCACGCCAACGGCGCCGGCAACTACACCTTCTCCTGCGACGACTGTCATGGAGCCGCTTCCGGCACAGGCCGGGCCGACCATGATACTGGCACTTTCCAGAACGTTCTGAGCAATCAGGGTGCAATTCTCACTACACTCACTACCGGCAACGGCGCTCTGTCGCCGGTCTACAACCCAGGCACTGCCACCTGCTCGGCCGTTTACTGCCACAGTAACGGTGGCGCTCGCGCCGCCGCTCCTGTCGCCGCCTCCATTCCTGTCTGGACCAACGGCAACGGCACCATCTCCACCTGCGACGCCTGCCACGGCAACACCGTCGGGACCATGACCACCAAGCAGAACTCGGCGGCCCACGAGCAGCATCTTGCCAAGGGATACAGCTGCTCCCTCTGCCACAGCGACACCGCAGCCAATTCAACGACTCTCGCCGCCAACGCCATCGGCACCGTTCACGTTAACAACTCCGCCGATGTCGCTTTGGACAGCACCAATCCCCTGCTCAGCGGCGGATCCGGCCTCGCTTACGGCACTGACGGCACCTGCTCCGTCTACTGCCACGACCCCTACGCCTACGACGGTGCCAATACCCCCGACTGGGATACCGCGGCCACCTGGGATAACGCCAGCTCCGAGGCCTGTGGCTCCTGTCACGGCAATCCTCCGGCCCAAGGTGCCCACATCACCCACACGACGAGCATCGTCTCCGGCGGCGTTGGTCTCTCCTGCGATACCTGTCACCCCGCCGGTTCTAATACCGGCAGCCACGCCGGCCACATCAGCGGCGGCGCCGCCGATACCCTCGCCAGCCTCCAGGCGACCGTCTGCAACACCTGCCACGGCGTCGACGGTGCCGAGACTGCCCCGGTCTGGACCAATGCCGCCACCCTGGATTGCGCCAGCTGCCATACCAATACTCTTTCGACCATGGCCGGTACTCCCGACAAGACCTCGGCTGAAACGACCGGTCACAACAAGGCCAGCGGCCAGTACGCCCTGACCCTCAACGCCGCCGCCAACCTCGGCTGCGAAGACTGCCATGACCGCACCGCTGGCGGACACCTTACCGGCGGCGCCGGCGACATGCGCCTCAAGGCCGGCTTCGCCTGCCTCACCTGCCACACCGGCGTGGCGACTCACACCAACATCGGCGCCACCATCAAGACCGAGAGCGACTTCACCAAGGCCTGCCTCGACTGCCACGATCCCCACGGCGGCATCGGCGCCAACGCGGCGATGATCGACGTCCCCGGCGTCGTCTTTACCGCCCGCACCAGCGGCGATTCCTTCGACGAGGCCGATGCCGTCAACGTAGACGACATCTGCGCCACCTGTCATACCACCACCAGCCACAACCGGGCTGACGCGACCGGCGTTGTCCATAACGAAAACGCCAACTGCATGTCCTGTCACGGTCATGACAAGGGCTTCATGGCGTCCGGCGGCTCTTCCTGCGAGGATTGCCACTCTGCCAAGCTCGCCGAACCGCTTCACGCGGCCCACATCAACATTTCCCCGACCGTCGACGCCGACAAGTCCGAGTGCGCCATCTGCCACCCGAGCGTCCAGGGGTACACCATCGCCGGCGGCTCAGCGGACCATTTCGCCAGCGTCGTCAACGACTTCGCCGCCGGAATCACCAATCCCCAGGCCGCCGGGACCACCTGTTCCTCGGCCCTGGGCTGCCACGCCTCCTCGGTGGCCGACGGCTCCTGGCAGGATGTAGACGGGCTCAACTGCGACGCCTGTCATTACTCCAGCGTCACCCCGACCTTGTTGGGCAATAACGCCGCCGCCAAGCCCCTCACCGGCGACCACTCCACCCACTTCGACGCCATCGGCGTCACCTGCGCCGACTGTCACACGGTACCGGCTGCCGGCGACACCGCTCATATCAGCAATACCGACGGCGCCGATCAGGCGGCTGTCCTCACCGGGCGGGCCAACGCCCTGCAGGACGAGGCTCTCCTGACCCTTGCCGAGGCCGGAAGCTGGACGAATCCCGTCTTTCCAGGCAACGCCACCTGTAGCAACACCCAGTGTCATGATCCGTCCGACAAGGGCTTCCAGGCGACCTGGAACACCCCCAATGCCCTCGGCTGCGCCTTCTGTCACAGCACTACCGATCCGGCGACCAACAACAGTAACCATACGGCTCACCTGGCAGCCTCCGTCCCTGGCACCTTCGGTCTGACTATTACCTGCCTCGACTGCCACGTCGATAACGGCACCAACAACGCTCACCGCGACGGCGTTGTCGATGTTACCGGCACCCGGGTGACCGGCTACACCGCTCCGAACTGTACCAACAACTGTCATACCGACGGAGCCGGAGGAGTCCCGGCTGTCGCCGTTGCCTGGGGGGATGCGCCTCTGGCCAACTGCGTCATCTGTCACAAAAACCCGATGGACAGCGCCCGCCATACCGTCCATCTTAATAACAATACCTTTGTCTCCGGCGACTGTGCCGAGTGTCACACCGCCGAAACGGCCGTCACCCATATCGATCTTACCGTCAATACCGGCGGCACCAGCGCCGTGGTTTATGACGGTGGGACCGGCGGCTGTACCAACAACTGTCATACCGTCACCGCCGCTTCCTTCGGCGATTGGAAAGACGCAGCCAAACTCGACTGCGGCAACTGCCATGGCGCAGGCGGAACTCTCGACAAGGGCAACCCGCCGGCGGCCGGCGCCCATAACCAGCACGTCGGCAACGTTTACGTCTCCGGTTGTACCGACTGCCACGGCGACAACAGCGTCACCCACAGCCCGATTGACAATGCGAAGGCTGCCATCGGCGGCGCCGAGGTTTCGGCCTACGCGGCCAATAACTGCACTAATACCTGTCACGTGGCGACCAACGACAACGACTGGACTTCGACCAGCCGCGCCTGTGTCGATTGCCACACCACCGGCAAGATCGGCACTGTCCCGACCAGCGGTCTCCACGCAACCACCGTCGCCCTCGCCCATGACGATAGTTTCGGCGCCGGCGGCACCTGTAACTCCTGCCATACGACGACTCCGACCACCAGCCATATCAATGGCGGCGCGGCTCAGACGTCGCTGCAGACGACCTACAATTTCAACGCCTCCAATGTCGCTTCCTACTCAAGCGCCGCCGGTTGCGCCGCCAACTGCCACAGCGACGCCGTCGCCAACGGCGGAGTCGGAAAATGGTCCCGCAAGTGGATGGGCGTCATCGACCTCAAGCCCCTGGCAACGGATAACCCCGGAGCCGCGGTCTGTGACAACTGTCACGGCGACGGCATGACCGGCGCTGCTGTCAATAATAGCTGGAATGCCGGCCTGGCCCCAGCGCACGGCGATGTCGACGGCAACAACGGCATCGAGATGATGGGTCAGCACGGCGGGTGCGAAACCTGCCACGGCTGGGGCGGAGCGACCTACAACAAAGCCTGGAATGCCGGCTCCCCCGGTCACGGTGACGGTTCGCTCGCCATGAACGGCCCCGACGCCGCCCACGGGCCGGCGGCCGGCGCCCAGTACGACGAATCCGCATTCGGCTGTCTGGCCGCATGCCACAGCGGCTCCCTGACCAACGCCGGCGATGCCAACTTCAACCATGCCCTGGCCGATTCCACCTGGCCGATCAACTACGGCGACTTCGGTTCCGGCGACTGCGACACCTGTCACGCCGCCGCCGTCCCGAGCCGCGACCATAGCGATGCCAGCGAAAACAGCGGCATGCACGCCAGCCACGTCGCCTCCGGTTACGTGACCGACTGTGCCGTCTGTCACCCCCACGACGGGACTTCCGTCGCTCCCGGAACCGGAGTGCACGGCACCGGAACCGTTAACTTCGCTAATCAGATGCTTGGCGCCACCGATTACTCGGCCACGGCCTTCGGAGGCACCTGCGCCACCGCCAACGGTTGCCACGACTCCGCCGCCGGCGAATGGGCCGCCGGCACCCTCGGCGGCAACAGCTGCGTCGACTGCCACGGCGCCTCCGGCAAGCTTCTCGACCAGGGCGGCTACCCGCCGACTTCCAGCGAGCACGGCGCTCACCTTGCCAACGACGCGATCTTCCCCCCGGCTTCCGACTGTGACAAGTGTCACGGCGCCGGTGCGGTCAACGGTACCCATACCGGCCATAAGGATATGGGCGCCAGCATCAACCTCGATGCCACGGTCATTACGGCCTACAACGGCACCAACTGCGCCAATACCTGCCATACCTCGATTGCCGGCGCCTGGACCAGCGGCGCGGCGACCCTGAGCTGCAGCGATTGTCACAATGTTGCGGGTAACATCCTCGGCGCACCGGTCGACGCCGCCATCAGCAACACCGTCGGCCCCACCGGCGACAAGCACGGCGCCCACCTGGCCAACAGTACCTTCGTCGCCGACTGTGCGACCTGCCATACCCATAACGGAGAACTCGGCAGCTATGCCGTCACCGGGCACGTCAACGGGACGAACCCGACCCTGGTCGGCACCCTGACCGTCAACGGCGATTCGAGCTGCGCCAACGCCTGCCACCTTGCAGCTGACGCCAATGAATGGATCAGCGGCGCTCTCAACTGCAACGACTGCCACAGCGCTGCGGCCAAGTCCCTCAACGGCGGCGGCGAGAGCGATCTCTCCGCAACCATCGGCCCCAACGCCGGCCGTCACGACGAGCACATGGCCAGCAGCAACTACGTGACCGCCGGCTGTACCGACTGTCACGGCCACAGCGGCTCCCTGGCCGTTGCCAGCCACGTCGACGGCGCCAACAGCGTCGCCTCCAAAGTCACCAGCTATGACGGTGCCGGGGGCTGCGCCAACTCCTGCCACGACGTCAACGTCGCCGGCAGCGGCGACTGGGCCGACAGCAACGCCCTGGCCTGCGCCGACTGCCACGCTGCCAACGCCGTCAAGGACCTTGGCAACGGCGCCTGGCCGCCGGTCAGCAGCGCCCACACCAACCACCTGGCGTCCAACGCCCTGCCGAACTCAGCGCAGAGCGACTGCTACGCCTGCCATGACAGTACCATCGACAACACCGGCGCTCTCAAGGCGGCCGGGACGCACCTCAACCTGATCTCCGGCGACCTCGCCTTCAACGGCAGCTTCAACTACGAAGCCGGAACAGCCAATCGCGCCGCCGGCGCCGCCGGAACCACCACCTGTTCGGCGGTCCTCTGCCACAACGGGATCACCACCCCGACCTGGGGTGCCGGCACCATCAGCTGCGGCAAGTGCCACAACACCGGCGGGACGGGTCCGCTCCCCTCCGGCTCCATCGGCGGCAGCCACGCCGCCCATGCCAACAACGACGGCGATTTTGCCGACTGCGAGAGCTGCCACACCGGCGCCAACGGCTACTCGGCCACCGGAGGCCTGGCGACACACCAGAACCTCACCGTCAACCTCAACCGCAGCTACACCGACAACGGTGCAGCCGGCGTGAACTACGCCGGCGACGGTCTCGACAACGGCTCCTGCGCCACCGTCGACTGCCACTTCAATAACACCACCCCGGCCTGGGGTGCGGTGGGTTCCACCACCTGTACCACCTGCCACAACAACGGCACCGATAACGGCAGCCTGGCCAACGCGGTTCCGACCGCCACCGCCGGAATCCACGACCGTCACGTGACCGACGCAGCCACCGCTTACGTCGACGACTGCAACGCCTGCCACGGCGCCAACGCCAGCACCGGCGGCCAGACCGGTCATGCCAACCAGGTCACCACCTACGGCAACAGCCTCGGCGGCTATGCCGCCGGCAGCTGCTCGGCCAACCTCTGCCACGACGACGCCGCCGGCAGCCTCTGGGTCAACGGTGCGACCCTGACCTGCAACGACTGCCACAACGCCACGGGCAAGTCGCTCTACGTCTCCGGCGCCCTCACCGCCGCCACGCCGCCGGCAACCGGCAAGCATGACCTGCATGATGCCAATAACCTTTCCGTCCTCTCGGTGGGCTGCACCGCCTGCCACCCGCATTCCGGCTCCTTTGCGGCGGCCACCCACGCCGACGGCGGCAGCACCGGCCTGGCCAGCAACGTCAACCTTTCCGGCAGCATTACCGCCCCTGCCGAAACCCAGGCGGGCTGGACCAACACCTGTACCAACAACTGTCACAGCGCCACGGCGGGTGACGAGTGGACCACCGGCGCTCTCGAGTGCAGCGACTGCCACAGCGGCACCTACGTCGGTGGTGTCTACACCGGCACCGGTCAGCACGATGCCCACAACCTGACCACCCCGGCCGCCTACACCACCGCCGCCGCCAGAACGGCCAATGCCGGGGCCTATGACTTCAACTGCGCCAACTGCCACGGCAGCACCGGCACGAACCATATGAACAATACGCTCAACGTCGCCGCCGGGGTCAATTACACCCTCGGCAATTGCTCCAGCAACGCCTGCCACCAGAACGGTAGGGGAGCCGCGGCGGCCGTGGCCGCCAACTGGTCCACCGGCTGGGTCAGCGACCCGACCGCCGGTGACACCTGCGACAACTGCCACGGCAATACCCCGACCACAGGTGCCCACGCGGTCCACGCCGTCGGCATCCATGCCGAGGACATCTACACAGGCACCACCGGGCTCCTGGCGGCCAGCGCCGGCGCCCCGAGCGCCCACGGCGACGGCACCACCTCGACGGTGATCAGCTGTAACGTCTGTCACAACAACACCGTTACCAGCTGGTACAACGCCAATAACACAGCCTGTGTCAGCTGTCACGACACAAGCAATACCAGCCTCGGCGACAATGCCCTGGCGATTACCACCTATAACAGCCACGTCAACGGCATCAAGGATGTGGCCTTCCAGAACATCGCCGTCAAGTCGAAGGCCCAGCTCCGCGACGACATCACGGCCGTCGCCGAGATCAACAACAACTGGACCCGGACCAGCGCCTACAAGGGGGCCGGCGACTTTGATACGGCCAAGTCCAACCTCAGTGCCGACAGCTACGCTGACGTCACCTGTACCAACGCCTGCCACAACGGCATAGCTGTTACCTGGCAGACGCCGCAGAACAACTGTATGACTTGCCACACTTCGCTTCCCAAGTAA